One Allostreptomyces psammosilenae DNA segment encodes these proteins:
- a CDS encoding CHAD domain-containing protein — MHDDGPPGRRSLPGADAVPSGALLHEYLTAQAAEFLRRLPRLREEPAGLAAMLVTMRRIDSCLTAFSALFDHLWAQGLRDELDEMSAALSQEERTASRLGRLLQGLDRLSGTVPVGADQRHAGHPGHGSAAAGLDGVALVGEPVDSGGRGAWGERGGATAPLVPAARRSGRRAGTAPEPSQGGPVVGLADHPGVPKARILLTRRSGVTRERAHTDSLRLMHSERFHALADRMAMLTTDVPFTPAADLPARSALLPLIAEAHRKLVAQVGLLPLGDAATPYNGQGLTPAHQDADWRRTHLLAERCLDAAEACRPAFGGSLADLCRALGALTRLLELHRQAVDAAEAAALAARAPRITPETAYALGVLHADQRRDVERARYAFGLLWPDVAAADWLHWEFPDATRR, encoded by the coding sequence ATGCACGACGACGGACCGCCGGGGCGGCGGTCGCTGCCCGGCGCGGACGCGGTGCCGTCCGGCGCGCTGCTCCACGAGTACCTCACCGCGCAGGCGGCGGAGTTCCTGCGGCGGCTGCCGCGGCTGCGGGAGGAGCCGGCCGGGCTCGCCGCGATGCTCGTCACCATGCGGCGGATCGACTCCTGCCTGACGGCGTTCTCGGCGCTCTTCGACCACCTGTGGGCGCAGGGGCTGCGGGACGAGCTGGACGAGATGTCCGCGGCGCTGAGCCAGGAGGAGCGAACGGCGTCCCGGCTGGGGCGGCTGCTGCAGGGCCTGGACCGGCTCTCCGGCACCGTCCCGGTCGGCGCCGACCAGCGGCACGCCGGCCACCCGGGGCACGGCTCGGCCGCCGCCGGCCTGGACGGCGTTGCCCTGGTCGGCGAGCCGGTCGACAGCGGGGGGCGGGGCGCGTGGGGGGAACGGGGCGGGGCGACGGCGCCGCTGGTTCCGGCGGCCCGCCGGTCGGGGCGGCGGGCCGGCACGGCGCCGGAGCCGTCGCAGGGCGGCCCGGTGGTCGGCCTCGCGGACCACCCGGGGGTTCCCAAGGCCCGGATCCTGCTGACCCGGCGTTCGGGGGTGACCCGGGAGCGGGCGCACACCGACTCGCTGCGGCTGATGCACTCCGAGCGCTTCCACGCGCTGGCCGACCGGATGGCGATGCTGACCACGGACGTGCCGTTCACCCCGGCCGCGGACCTGCCGGCGCGCTCCGCGCTGCTGCCGCTGATCGCCGAGGCGCACCGCAAGCTGGTGGCGCAGGTGGGCCTGCTGCCGCTGGGGGACGCGGCGACGCCGTACAACGGGCAGGGACTGACCCCGGCGCACCAGGACGCCGACTGGCGGCGCACCCACCTGCTGGCGGAGCGCTGCCTGGACGCCGCGGAGGCGTGCCGGCCGGCGTTCGGCGGGAGCCTGGCCGACCTGTGCCGGGCCCTGGGCGCGCTCACCCGGCTGCTGGAGCTGCACCGGCAGGCGGTGGACGCCGCGGAGGCGGCCGCGCTGGCCGCCCGGGCGCCGCGGATCACCCCGGAGACCGCCTACGCGCTCGGGGTGCTCCACGCGGACCAGCGCCGGGACGTGGAGCGGGCGCGCTACGCGTTCGGGCTGCTGTGGCCGGACGTCGCGGCGGCCGACTGGCTGCACTGGGAGTTCCCGGACGCCACCCGGCGCTGA
- a CDS encoding RNA degradosome polyphosphate kinase — protein MNSTPNGRLTSEGAPDRARLTATPSDVPPPGAAVDEQAADPAAGPADPGAAMETPVGDRADAAGLTDGDDDGYTPVVEDMAFEDPADGTTATLTGPRAPVAPAAPEEEEELPPGRFLERERSWLAFNERVLELAEDPDTPLLERAKFLAIFASNLDEFFMVRVAGLSRRIATGVAVRSASGMQPREVRELIWRRSRELMARHAAAFHNDVNPALAAEGIDVVRWEELTEPEQTKLLSLFLRQIFPVLTPLAVDPAHPFPYISGLSLNLAVIVRNPTSRKRHFARVKVPPVLPRFVEASPQRFVPLEDVIAANLDQLFPGMEVLGHHAFRVTRNEDLDVEEDDTENLLKALEKELQRRRFGPPVRLEVEESIDPHVLDLLVRELKIREEEVYPLPGPLDLSGLFAIASLDRPELKYRPFVGGTHRDLAEVETASAPNIFEALRERDVLLHHPYDSFSTSVQRFIEQAAADPDVLAIKQTLYRTSGDSPIVDALIDAADAGKQVLVLVEIKARFDEQANIAWARKLEEAGCHVVYGLVGLKTHCKLSLVVRQEGGTIRRYSHIGTGNYHPKTARLYEDLGLLTADPQVGADLSDLFNRLSGYSLRETYRRLLVAPVSLRDGLIARVEEEIAHHRAGRPAFVRIKVNSMVDEAIIDSLYRASRAGVPVDLWVRGICALRPGVPGLSENIRVRSVVGRFLEHSRVFVFGNGGDPEVWIGSADMMHRNLDRRIEALVRVVDPAHRATLDHFVELGTSDGVTSWHLGPDGTWTRHTTDAEGRPLPHVQELLIDARKRRRVSSKL, from the coding sequence ATGAATTCCACCCCCAACGGAAGGCTCACCTCCGAGGGGGCGCCCGATCGAGCGCGCCTGACCGCTACCCCGAGTGACGTCCCACCGCCCGGAGCGGCGGTGGACGAGCAGGCCGCCGACCCGGCCGCCGGGCCGGCCGACCCGGGCGCCGCCATGGAGACCCCCGTGGGGGACCGCGCCGACGCCGCCGGACTGACCGACGGCGACGACGACGGCTACACCCCCGTCGTCGAGGACATGGCCTTCGAGGATCCCGCCGACGGCACCACCGCGACGCTCACCGGCCCGCGCGCCCCGGTCGCCCCCGCCGCGCCCGAGGAGGAGGAAGAGCTGCCCCCGGGCCGCTTCCTGGAGCGCGAGCGCAGCTGGCTGGCGTTCAACGAGCGCGTCCTGGAGCTCGCCGAGGACCCGGACACGCCGTTGCTGGAACGCGCCAAGTTCCTGGCCATCTTCGCCAGCAACCTGGACGAGTTCTTCATGGTGCGGGTGGCCGGCCTGAGCCGCCGCATCGCCACCGGCGTCGCCGTGCGCTCGGCCTCCGGCATGCAGCCGCGCGAGGTCCGCGAGCTGATCTGGCGGCGCAGCCGCGAGCTGATGGCCCGGCACGCCGCCGCCTTCCACAACGACGTCAACCCGGCGCTGGCCGCCGAGGGGATAGACGTGGTGCGCTGGGAGGAGCTGACCGAGCCGGAGCAGACCAAGCTGCTGTCGCTCTTCCTGCGGCAGATATTCCCGGTGCTGACGCCGCTGGCGGTCGACCCGGCGCACCCCTTCCCGTACATCTCCGGGCTGTCGCTGAACCTCGCGGTGATCGTCCGCAACCCCACCAGCCGCAAGCGGCACTTCGCCCGGGTCAAGGTGCCGCCGGTGCTGCCGCGCTTCGTGGAGGCGTCCCCGCAGCGGTTCGTGCCGCTGGAGGACGTGATCGCGGCCAACCTGGACCAGCTCTTCCCCGGCATGGAGGTGCTCGGCCACCACGCCTTCCGGGTCACCCGCAACGAGGACCTGGACGTGGAGGAGGACGACACCGAGAACCTGCTCAAGGCGCTGGAGAAGGAGCTCCAGCGCCGCCGGTTCGGCCCGCCGGTGCGCCTGGAGGTCGAGGAGTCCATCGACCCGCACGTGCTGGACCTGCTGGTGCGCGAGCTGAAGATCCGCGAGGAGGAGGTCTACCCGCTCCCCGGCCCGCTGGACCTCTCCGGCCTGTTCGCGATCGCCTCGCTGGACCGCCCGGAGCTGAAGTACCGGCCGTTCGTGGGCGGCACCCACCGGGACCTCGCCGAGGTGGAGACGGCCTCCGCGCCGAACATCTTCGAGGCGCTGCGCGAGCGCGACGTGCTGCTGCACCACCCCTACGACTCCTTCTCCACCTCCGTGCAGCGGTTCATCGAACAGGCCGCCGCCGACCCGGACGTGCTGGCGATCAAGCAGACGCTCTACCGCACCAGCGGCGACTCGCCGATCGTGGACGCCCTGATCGACGCCGCCGACGCCGGCAAGCAGGTGCTGGTGCTGGTGGAGATCAAGGCCCGCTTCGACGAGCAGGCGAACATCGCCTGGGCGCGGAAGCTTGAGGAGGCCGGCTGCCACGTGGTCTACGGCCTGGTGGGGCTGAAGACCCACTGCAAGCTGTCGCTGGTGGTGCGGCAGGAGGGCGGCACGATCCGCCGCTACTCGCACATCGGCACGGGCAACTACCACCCCAAGACGGCCCGCCTGTACGAGGACCTCGGCCTGCTCACCGCCGACCCGCAGGTCGGCGCCGACCTGTCGGACCTGTTCAACCGGCTCTCCGGCTACTCCCTGCGGGAGACCTACCGGCGGCTGCTGGTGGCGCCGGTGTCGCTGCGCGACGGCCTGATCGCCCGGGTCGAGGAGGAGATCGCGCACCACCGCGCCGGCCGCCCGGCGTTCGTCCGGATCAAGGTGAACTCGATGGTGGACGAGGCCATCATCGACTCCCTGTACCGGGCGTCCCGGGCCGGGGTGCCGGTGGACCTGTGGGTGCGGGGCATCTGCGCGCTGCGGCCCGGGGTGCCCGGGCTGTCGGAGAACATCCGGGTGCGCAGCGTGGTGGGCCGCTTCCTGGAGCACTCCCGGGTGTTCGTCTTCGGCAACGGCGGGGATCCGGAGGTCTGGATCGGCAGCGCGGACATGATGCACCGCAACCTGGACCGGAGGATCGAGGCGCTGGTCCGGGTGGTCGACCCGGCCCACCGCGCGACCCTCGACCACTTCGTGGAACTGGGTACCTCGGACGGCGTGACCTCCTGGCACCTGGGACCGGACGGCACCTGGACGCGGCACACCACGGACGCCGAGGGGCGCCCGCTGCCGCACGTGCAGGAGCTGTTGATCGACGCTCGGAAGCGCAGGCGTGTCAGCTCGAAGCTCTGA
- the mshD gene encoding mycothiol synthase: protein MTSGDERLFEDEPDGTAVLDRLPPGQAAAVAGLIERARQADGVSPLSEQGMLNLDRPRAGVRHLLRYDLRGEVAGYAQLVAPEPSEPAGAAPAPDDRDGHEDHDGPEGPSAELVVAPAHRRLGHGHRLLSTLLEVGGPRVAVWAHGDTPAARGLAATLGLRQVRELRRMRRPLPADRAAIDAELPRPTLPSGVQLRTFEPGPGPDGGTGDGPAWLALNAAAFAHHPEQGAWTADDLAARLAEPWFDPAGFFLAVRTAPDGSQRLVGFHWTKVHPAGADQGPDPVGEVYVVGVDPAEQGGGLGRALTMTGLRHLAGLGLPAVILYVDADNAPAVRVYERLGFAVDAVDTMYRRA, encoded by the coding sequence ATGACCTCCGGCGACGAGCGACTGTTCGAGGACGAACCCGACGGAACGGCCGTGCTGGACCGGCTGCCGCCCGGGCAGGCGGCGGCCGTGGCCGGCCTGATCGAGCGCGCCCGGCAGGCGGACGGCGTCTCGCCGCTCTCCGAGCAGGGCATGCTGAACCTGGACCGGCCCCGCGCCGGCGTCCGCCACCTGCTCCGTTACGACCTGCGCGGAGAGGTCGCCGGCTACGCCCAACTCGTCGCCCCCGAACCGTCCGAGCCCGCCGGCGCCGCGCCCGCCCCGGACGACCGCGACGGCCACGAGGACCACGACGGCCCGGAGGGCCCCTCCGCCGAGCTGGTGGTCGCCCCCGCGCACCGCCGGCTGGGCCACGGCCACCGGCTGCTGTCCACCCTGCTGGAGGTCGGCGGGCCCCGGGTCGCCGTCTGGGCGCACGGCGACACCCCCGCCGCCCGCGGCCTGGCCGCCACGCTCGGCCTGCGCCAGGTGCGCGAGCTGCGCCGGATGCGCCGCCCGCTGCCCGCCGACCGCGCCGCCATCGACGCCGAGCTGCCCCGCCCGACGCTGCCGTCCGGGGTGCAGCTGCGGACCTTCGAACCCGGCCCGGGCCCCGACGGCGGCACCGGCGACGGCCCGGCCTGGCTGGCGCTCAACGCCGCCGCGTTCGCCCACCACCCCGAGCAGGGCGCGTGGACGGCCGACGACCTGGCGGCGCGCCTCGCCGAGCCGTGGTTCGACCCGGCCGGCTTCTTCCTCGCGGTGCGCACGGCCCCCGACGGCTCACAGCGGCTGGTCGGCTTCCACTGGACGAAGGTGCACCCGGCCGGCGCCGACCAGGGGCCGGATCCGGTCGGCGAGGTGTACGTGGTCGGCGTCGACCCGGCCGAGCAGGGCGGCGGCCTGGGCCGCGCGCTCACCATGACCGGCCTGCGCCACCTGGCCGGCCTCGGGCTGCCTGCGGTGATCCTCTACGTGGACGCGGACAACGCCCCGGCCGTGCGGGTGTACGAGCGGCTCGGCTTCGCCGTGGACGCCGTGGACACCATGTACCGCCGGGCCTGA
- a CDS encoding LacI family DNA-binding transcriptional regulator, with the protein MPKVTRDDVARLAGTSTAVVSYVINNGPRPVAPATRQRVLDAIEQLGYRPDSVAQAMASRRTNLIGMVVPDARQPFFAELAHAVERAASERGKLVLIGNSDYVDDREVHYVREFLGMRVAGLILVSQGVSEQAAAEIAVRDARVVLLHRRPEAIDDVAVITDDRVGAQLATRHLLQHGHRRVDCIGGPASTPDDSDPVQEHIRGWRQALDEHNESSTGDQVDGRVVQAPFNRYGAYHVALDLLLSPDRPTAVYCSTDDQALGVLRAAREVGLRVPEDLAVAGFDDLAEAAYSDPPLTTVASDREAMARAAVELLLDEALLVRRQNVERVRSFPSRLVVRRSCGCA; encoded by the coding sequence GTGCCCAAGGTGACGCGCGACGACGTGGCAAGGCTGGCAGGGACCTCGACCGCGGTCGTCAGCTACGTCATCAACAACGGTCCGCGCCCGGTCGCGCCCGCGACCCGGCAGCGCGTCCTCGACGCCATCGAGCAACTCGGCTACCGGCCGGACAGCGTGGCGCAGGCCATGGCCAGCCGGCGCACCAACCTGATCGGCATGGTGGTGCCGGACGCCCGCCAGCCGTTCTTCGCGGAGCTGGCGCACGCCGTGGAGCGCGCCGCCTCCGAGCGCGGCAAGCTCGTGCTGATCGGCAACTCCGACTACGTGGACGACCGCGAGGTGCACTACGTCCGCGAGTTCCTCGGCATGCGGGTGGCCGGGCTGATCCTGGTCAGCCAGGGCGTGTCCGAGCAGGCCGCCGCCGAGATCGCGGTGCGGGACGCGCGCGTGGTGCTGCTGCACCGCCGCCCCGAGGCCATCGACGACGTCGCCGTGATCACCGACGACCGGGTGGGCGCCCAGCTGGCCACCCGTCACCTGCTCCAGCACGGCCACCGCCGGGTGGACTGCATCGGCGGCCCGGCCTCCACCCCGGACGACAGCGACCCGGTGCAGGAGCACATACGCGGCTGGCGCCAGGCCCTCGACGAGCACAACGAGTCCTCCACCGGCGACCAGGTGGACGGCCGCGTCGTGCAGGCCCCGTTCAACCGCTACGGCGCCTACCACGTGGCCCTGGACCTGCTGCTCTCCCCGGACCGGCCCACCGCCGTGTACTGCTCCACCGACGACCAGGCCCTCGGCGTGCTGCGCGCCGCCCGGGAGGTCGGCCTGCGGGTGCCCGAGGACCTCGCGGTGGCCGGCTTCGACGACCTCGCCGAGGCCGCCTACTCCGACCCGCCGCTGACCACCGTGGCCAGCGACCGGGAGGCGATGGCCCGGGCCGCCGTGGAACTGCTGCTCGACGAGGCGCTGCTGGTGCGCCGGCAGAACGTCGAGCGGGTGCGCAGCTTCCCCTCCCGCCTGGTGGTGCGCCGCTCCTGCGGCTGCGCCTGA
- a CDS encoding winged helix-turn-helix transcriptional regulator — MSSLLLLTNALQPSTEVLPALGLLLHSVRVAPAEASALLDAPSADVILVDGRRDLPQVRSLCQVLRSTGTGSPLLLVVTEGGLTALTAEWGFDDVVLDTAGPAEVEARLRLAIGRRSRTGADDIPPEIRNGDLSIDEAAYSAKLRGRALDLTFKEFELLKYLAQHPGRVFSRAQLLQEVWGYDYFGGTRTVDVHVRRLRAKLGPEHESLIGTVRNVGYRFVAMENERAGGDSSGPRAGSREAADRPAASGAAGEKEGDGDPDGERGPLPLSHATAGI; from the coding sequence ATGAGTTCCCTGCTGTTGTTGACCAACGCACTCCAGCCCTCAACGGAAGTCCTGCCCGCACTCGGATTGCTGCTGCACAGCGTGCGCGTCGCCCCCGCGGAGGCGTCGGCGCTGCTGGACGCGCCGTCCGCCGACGTCATCCTGGTCGACGGCCGCCGCGACCTCCCCCAGGTGCGCAGCCTGTGCCAGGTGCTGCGCTCCACCGGCACCGGCAGCCCGCTGCTGCTGGTGGTCACCGAGGGCGGCCTGACCGCGCTCACCGCCGAGTGGGGATTCGACGACGTGGTGCTCGACACCGCCGGCCCCGCGGAGGTGGAGGCCCGCCTGCGCTTGGCCATCGGCCGCCGCAGCCGCACCGGCGCGGACGACATTCCGCCGGAGATCCGCAACGGCGACCTGTCCATCGACGAGGCGGCCTACAGCGCCAAGCTCCGGGGACGCGCGCTCGACCTGACGTTCAAGGAATTCGAGCTGCTGAAATACCTCGCCCAGCACCCCGGACGGGTCTTCTCCCGCGCGCAACTCCTTCAGGAGGTGTGGGGCTACGACTACTTCGGCGGCACCCGCACGGTGGACGTCCACGTCCGGCGGCTGCGGGCGAAGCTGGGCCCGGAACACGAGTCGCTGATCGGCACGGTGCGCAACGTCGGCTACCGCTTCGTCGCCATGGAGAACGAGCGGGCCGGCGGCGACTCATCGGGACCCCGCGCGGGCTCCCGGGAGGCCGCCGACCGCCCGGCGGCCTCCGGCGCCGCCGGGGAGAAGGAGGGCGACGGCGACCCCGACGGTGAACGCGGCCCGCTCCCGCTCTCGCACGCCACCGCCGGCATCTAG
- a CDS encoding MoaD/ThiS family protein encodes MESTATGGQRETVGAGTPPVGTLRYWAAAKAAAGTAEEPYRAATLAEALAEARRARPDDHRFAEVLRRSSFLVDGDPVGARDHHEVRLREGGTVEVLPPFAGG; translated from the coding sequence ATGGAGAGTACTGCGACCGGCGGGCAGCGGGAGACGGTCGGTGCGGGCACACCGCCCGTCGGCACCCTGCGGTACTGGGCCGCCGCCAAGGCGGCGGCCGGGACGGCCGAGGAGCCCTACCGCGCGGCCACCCTCGCCGAGGCCCTGGCCGAGGCCCGGCGCGCCCGGCCCGACGACCACCGCTTCGCCGAGGTGCTGCGGCGCTCCTCCTTCCTGGTGGACGGCGACCCGGTGGGGGCCCGCGACCACCACGAGGTGCGACTGCGGGAGGGCGGCACGGTGGAGGTCCTGCCGCCCTTCGCCGGCGGCTGA
- a CDS encoding LmeA family phospholipid-binding protein, giving the protein MARRGLKIGIGVLVVLGGLTVAADRVAVGFAEDRIAEAVRSRMDLARTPEVRVDGFPFLTQVVGRDLEEVSVTAEDVTSTASTDGGAADLTVDRLETTLRGVRLDADFSGGTAAEAEATLTLSYEDLSAAIGNGVTLSPAGDTDVEGGNVRVAGRYELFGQTLELAYIGRVEVAGDDTLRLELLQAEGGGALPSALEALVRQAAGAGERRVAQLPEGVALESLRTTPDAVVVHATGTDVPL; this is encoded by the coding sequence ATGGCACGACGAGGTCTGAAGATCGGAATCGGCGTGCTCGTCGTGCTCGGCGGCCTGACGGTGGCGGCGGACCGGGTGGCGGTGGGCTTCGCGGAGGACCGCATCGCCGAGGCGGTGCGCTCGCGGATGGACCTGGCGCGGACGCCCGAGGTGCGGGTGGACGGCTTCCCCTTCCTGACCCAGGTGGTCGGCCGGGACCTGGAGGAGGTCTCGGTGACGGCGGAGGACGTCACCAGCACGGCCTCCACCGACGGCGGGGCCGCCGACCTGACCGTGGACCGGCTGGAGACCACCCTGCGCGGGGTCCGGCTGGACGCCGACTTCTCCGGGGGGACGGCCGCCGAGGCCGAGGCGACGCTCACCCTCTCCTACGAGGACCTCTCCGCCGCGATCGGCAACGGCGTGACCCTCAGCCCCGCGGGGGACACCGACGTGGAGGGCGGCAACGTCCGGGTCGCCGGCCGTTACGAGCTGTTCGGGCAGACCCTGGAGCTGGCCTACATCGGCCGGGTCGAGGTCGCCGGGGACGACACGCTGCGGCTGGAACTGCTCCAGGCGGAGGGCGGCGGGGCCCTGCCGTCCGCCCTGGAGGCCCTGGTGCGGCAGGCGGCGGGGGCGGGCGAACGGCGGGTGGCCCAGCTGCCCGAGGGCGTGGCGCTGGAGTCCCTGCGGACCACGCCCGACGCCGTGGTGGTGCACGCCACCGGCACCGACGTCCCGCTGTAG
- a CDS encoding putative leader peptide, producing the protein MERQADLTQRRAVDLCRVAAALCRML; encoded by the coding sequence ATGGAGCGACAGGCGGACCTCACCCAGCGGCGGGCCGTCGACCTGTGCCGCGTCGCCGCCGCGCTGTGTCGAATGCTCTGA
- a CDS encoding sulfurtransferase, translating into MARSDVLVDADWVIAHQDDPKVVLVEVDEDTSAYDKNHIRNAVKIDWKKDLQDPVRRDFVDREGFSKLLSERGIANDDTVVLYGGNNNWFAAYAYWYFKLYGHEDVRLLDGGRKKWELDSRELVAEVPQRAATEYQAKEPDLSIRAFRDDVVAAIGNLNLVDVRSPDEFTGKLLAPAHLPQEQSQRAGHVPTARNIPWSKSAKDDGTFRSDEELRQIYTEAGVDLDRDTIAYCRIGERSAHTWFVLHELLGQENVKNYDGSWTEYGSLVGVPIELGTGEE; encoded by the coding sequence ATGGCACGCAGTGACGTACTCGTCGACGCCGACTGGGTGATCGCCCACCAGGACGACCCCAAGGTCGTCCTGGTCGAGGTGGACGAGGACACCAGCGCCTACGACAAGAACCACATCCGCAACGCGGTGAAGATCGACTGGAAGAAGGACCTCCAGGACCCGGTCCGCCGCGACTTCGTGGACCGTGAGGGCTTCTCCAAGCTGCTGTCCGAGCGCGGCATCGCCAACGACGACACCGTGGTGCTCTACGGCGGCAACAACAACTGGTTCGCCGCCTACGCCTACTGGTACTTCAAGCTCTACGGCCACGAGGACGTGCGCCTGCTCGACGGCGGCCGCAAGAAGTGGGAGCTGGACTCCCGCGAGCTGGTCGCCGAGGTGCCGCAGCGCGCGGCCACCGAGTACCAGGCCAAGGAGCCCGACCTGTCGATTCGCGCCTTCCGCGACGACGTCGTGGCCGCCATCGGCAACCTCAACCTGGTCGACGTGCGCTCCCCCGACGAGTTCACCGGCAAGCTGCTCGCCCCGGCCCACCTGCCGCAGGAGCAGTCGCAGCGCGCCGGTCACGTCCCGACCGCCCGCAACATCCCGTGGTCGAAGTCCGCCAAGGACGACGGCACCTTCCGCAGCGACGAGGAGCTGCGGCAGATCTACACCGAGGCCGGTGTCGACCTGGACCGCGACACCATCGCCTACTGCCGCATCGGTGAGCGCTCCGCGCACACCTGGTTCGTGCTGCACGAGCTGCTGGGCCAGGAGAACGTCAAGAACTACGACGGCTCCTGGACCGAGTACGGCTCCCTGGTGGGCGTGCCGATCGAGCTCGGCACCGGCGAGGAGTGA
- a CDS encoding DUF1416 domain-containing protein — protein sequence MCGAKAGGPDLKGVDTDGQTIIQGSVVRDGEPVNGYVRLLDADGEFTAEVPTSATGQFRFFAAPGTWTLRALVPGATVDRTVVAQQGSPAEVAIVV from the coding sequence ATGTGTGGTGCCAAGGCCGGTGGGCCTGACCTGAAGGGCGTCGACACCGACGGCCAGACCATCATCCAGGGATCCGTGGTCCGCGACGGCGAGCCCGTCAACGGCTACGTCCGTCTGCTGGACGCCGACGGCGAGTTCACCGCCGAGGTCCCCACCTCGGCCACCGGCCAGTTCCGGTTCTTCGCCGCCCCCGGCACCTGGACGCTGCGGGCCCTGGTGCCCGGTGCCACGGTGGACCGCACCGTGGTGGCCCAGCAGGGCTCCCCGGCCGAGGTGGCCATCGTCGTCTGA
- a CDS encoding DsrE family protein has protein sequence MADKLVIKVTAGSDSPERCSQAFTVAAVAVASGVEVSLWLTGESAWFALPGRAAEFELPHSAPLPDLLDAVLAGGSVTLCTQCAARRDITAEDVLEGVRIAGAQVFVAEAMAEGVRALVY, from the coding sequence GTGGCCGACAAGCTGGTGATCAAGGTAACCGCGGGCAGCGACTCTCCGGAGCGCTGCTCCCAGGCGTTCACCGTGGCGGCGGTGGCGGTGGCCAGCGGGGTCGAGGTGTCCCTGTGGCTGACCGGCGAGTCCGCCTGGTTCGCGCTGCCCGGGCGGGCGGCCGAGTTCGAGCTGCCGCACTCCGCTCCGCTGCCGGACCTGCTGGACGCGGTCCTCGCCGGCGGCTCGGTCACCCTGTGCACGCAGTGCGCGGCACGCCGCGACATCACCGCGGAGGACGTCCTGGAGGGCGTGCGCATCGCCGGCGCCCAGGTGTTCGTCGCGGAGGCGATGGCCGAGGGCGTCCGGGCGCTGGTCTACTGA
- a CDS encoding FABP family protein — protein MIEIPSDLHPDLVPYAFLLGSWKGLGVGQDPHVTDAAPARPVTEGAPTPEPGSFNFSQEVVFGHEGAGRFLSYRSRVWLLDADGKEGRLLTAESGYWRPGPDRQVEVLLAHDEGFVEVWVGERDADRPKIEIVTDAVARTATAIDYSGGHRLYGLVNGDLLWAFDRAAHGEPLKSYLSATLKKQAPQDGIVFDIGGDATGAG, from the coding sequence ATGATCGAGATCCCCTCCGACCTCCACCCCGACCTCGTTCCCTACGCCTTCCTGCTCGGCAGTTGGAAGGGCCTGGGGGTCGGCCAGGATCCGCACGTCACGGACGCGGCCCCGGCCCGGCCGGTCACCGAGGGCGCTCCCACCCCGGAGCCCGGCTCGTTCAACTTCAGCCAGGAGGTCGTCTTCGGCCACGAGGGCGCGGGCCGCTTCCTCAGCTACCGCTCCCGGGTGTGGCTGCTGGACGCGGACGGCAAGGAGGGCCGGCTGCTGACCGCCGAGTCCGGCTACTGGCGTCCCGGCCCGGACCGCCAGGTCGAGGTGCTGCTGGCCCACGACGAGGGGTTCGTCGAGGTCTGGGTGGGCGAGCGCGACGCCGACCGGCCGAAGATCGAGATCGTCACGGACGCGGTGGCCCGCACCGCCACCGCCATCGACTACAGCGGCGGCCACCGGCTGTACGGGCTGGTCAACGGCGACCTGCTGTGGGCCTTCGACCGGGCCGCGCACGGCGAGCCGCTGAAGTCGTACCTGTCCGCGACACTGAAGAAGCAGGCGCCGCAGGACGGCATCGTCTTCGACATCGGGGGCGACGCCACCGGCGCCGGCTGA
- a CDS encoding Fur family transcriptional regulator: MSTDWKADLRRRGYRLTPQRQLVLEAVDALDHATPDAILTEVRRTASGVNISTVYRTLELLEELGLVSHAHLGHGAPTYHIASRHQHLHLVCRDCDRVIETETSVAQPLTDCLRERYGFETDMKHFAIFGRCAECVARNAAAAGQRSAASAHPAD, from the coding sequence GTGAGCACCGACTGGAAGGCCGACCTGCGGCGGCGCGGCTACCGGCTGACGCCGCAGCGCCAGCTCGTGCTGGAGGCCGTGGACGCGCTGGACCACGCCACGCCGGACGCCATCCTCACCGAGGTGCGCCGGACCGCCAGCGGGGTCAACATCTCCACGGTCTACCGCACCCTGGAGCTGCTGGAGGAGCTGGGCCTGGTCTCGCACGCCCACCTCGGGCACGGTGCGCCCACCTACCACATCGCCTCCCGGCACCAGCACCTGCACCTGGTGTGCCGGGACTGCGACCGGGTGATCGAGACGGAGACCTCGGTGGCGCAGCCGCTGACCGACTGCCTCCGCGAGCGCTACGGCTTCGAGACCGACATGAAGCACTTCGCGATCTTCGGGCGCTGCGCGGAGTGCGTGGCGCGGAACGCGGCCGCGGCCGGCCAGCGCTCCGCCGCCTCCGCCCACCCCGCCGACTGA